A window of Dermacentor andersoni chromosome 4, qqDerAnde1_hic_scaffold, whole genome shotgun sequence genomic DNA:
GACAAGTGGTCTATTGGTGGTGGACAAGAAATCATCTACACCAACATAATCACCACGATTAAAAGCAAGGCGAGAGGATTCATTTATGTCACTGTGGGAGGTCGAAACTTATCGGGACGCACAAGGGAAATGCCCGAACGTGAGACACTATAATATGAGCTTGAATAATAACAATATATAATTATAGCTTGAATATACTACTAGTaccactactgctactactactactactactactactactactactactaccactaataataataagaataataatttatttccatCTAGAAACGAATACAAAGACACAAGAGTTTCAGGAAACGCTGTCTTAGCAGCTGCAGATTGACAAAGCGTGCGTTAACGTCCGAATAACGCTGAATTTTCACCAACTAACTTAACTTTCTGTCGCTCTAAACGAAGAAATCAAGGACACTAGAATGCTACACTTTGCAGTGGGCACGTTAAGCCCTGATAATAGATTTTGATTACTCAGCTCAAAATGAGCGCGTACAGTTTAAGGGAAGAAGCTCTGCTCACATCTTTATTTCACACGGTACGAGTTGGTTAGCTTCTGCATTAGTGAGTTCCACACTTCAACACGCGACAGAAATTTGCGAAACGGGAATGTTTCGCTCCATGAACTTAACGACCACGCTGCGGTAGACTGGGCATGTGTCTGGCGACATCGGCTCGGAAATTGTTTCTCAAGAcaacttttctttttatctttcgcATGTTTGCACGCGCTACTGAAGACATTTTATTCCCTCAATCAGCGAAAGAAGTTGATACACAAAAGAAGCCAGAACAGCGCAGATCCAAGGTGAACCAGCTGAAGACCCCAAGAGTCGAACAAGCACCCCAGCCAAACTAGTAGTGCTTGTTCGGATATTCCTTGCGCGCACTTGGTTCTCGGAGCCTGGGCTGGCGTGACTCACAGATCAACCACGTCCCTGCGCCGCCTCATGTTTGGAGTAGCGTCAACAAACATACGCTGGGGCGGCTTCTGAACAGGCAGGGTGTTTATTAAACAAGGATGACTCTTTCAGCACACCTGCCATTGCCGGCAATAATGCTTATGGTTTCGACGAGGCATAAAGACGGACATTGTTCTACGAACCGGTTCGTTAGTGTGCTAAGCCTTCAAGTGAGAAAAAAGAGCTGCGGCAGTATTGTGGTGACTCAGGCttgagctagaaaaaaaaaaaaaacacgacgctCTTGTATATCCTAGCCGTTCACGTGTGCGCTGACTGTTTTCGCTGGCTCGAAGAAGGCCTTTAGTGTGAAACTATGACGGGCCATTTGATTCAGTAACGCGCTTGCTTGTCCAAGGCGGAAGCGACTTTAATATCTGGATATGCGGGTATGAGGCGCTTTTACATTCAATGTCAGTGACATTTGGTGCACAGGCAGATACTGTTTGGGGGAAATGTCCCTAACGTCGATAGTAAACGGGTTGCATGCTCTTTAAAGAGCATGCAACCCGTTTACTATCGACGTTGTAAGCAAAATGTAAGCAAAATACGCGCCCCGCATCAATTGATACGGGGCGCGTATTTTGCTTAAATTTCCTCTCACCTGGGTGTCGTTCTGTCGCATTAGTCGTACAGTCAACCCCAAAATTTTAAGTAACACGTAGTCTGAGAAAAAtttgaatatctgcgcagcctcgaACGCAGCCTACTATTCGCATTTGCAGCCTCTGCAATATATGGGAACAAGATTGTAATGTTCGGTTTTACcgactactgttacaggctgctcggaaattgaacgtaCTCTGAGATACCGTGGTCCGTAAAtttttgtggttgactgtgcCAGTTTGGTAGTTTAGCAATAATTTTCGCTATGAGTTGGTGTGACGCGTCGCTACCAGCAGGCGTACTTACACTTGGCATGTTGAGATGCCTGGCTGCGGTAGCGGCTCAGGAACTGGTTGGCCCTCTCCGGGTCGGTCTCCTCCTTGATGCGTGCCTGGCGCAGGTCCCTGAGAAAGCTGGCGCGCAGCTCCGGTGACAGCCGGCTCATGAGTTCCATGTCCTCTCGGCTCAGTCTCAGCGCTCCGCTCGTACCCTGCTCGCTCCACTGGTGGCCGTGGTGGTGCCGGTGCCGATGGTGCACCTCCTCGGTCGGTCTGCTTCTCGCCTCCTGGAGCGAACCACTGCGCTGGGCCATCTCGTACTGTTGCCGCAGCAGCTCGGTCTGCTGGCCCGCCTTTTCGCCCGTGAGAATCTGCACGGGCCGTCCGAAGTGGTCGAACGGGGGCGAACTCGATGGTCCGGGCTGCACGGGCCTGCGATCAAACTCGACCGGTCTGCCCTCGGCGTAGTCCGGCTCGCTAGGCCTCTTGTTGAGCCGTGCCTGGTACTCCTCGTACTGCCTCCGGAGCATGGCCTCAGCCTGGGCAGCTTTGTCCCCCGTAAGAACCTGCACTGGCCTGCCGAAGTAATCCACGGGCCTCGACGTGACCAGGTGCCTTGCAGGAGGTGGCGTGGGTTCTCTGTCTCCTCGTTCTCGCACGGCAATGTCGCCTCGCCGATCGTCTTCGCTCACCCCCCGCCTCGGAAAGTACTCGGCGTCAGGACGCTTGCGGGCCTCCTCGAACTGGTTGTCCCGCATCCTCTGCTGGACCATCTCGTACTGGCGCTTGAGAAGCGCCTCGGCCTGGGCAGCCTTCTCGCCTGTGTGGACCTGTACGGGCCTGCCGAAGTAGTCGATCGGCCGTGACGTCACGGGCGCGTTGTTGGGCGGAGGAGGGTCAAATCGCACCGTCGATTCCGGACGACCCCTGAACTCTTCGAGCTTAGCGCGCTTGTGCTGCTGGGCCATCTCGTACTGGCGCCGCAACAAGGCCTCTTGCTGGTGCGCTTTCTCTCCGGTGAGCACTTGCACTGGACGACCGAAATAGTCTACCGGGGAGGAGCGTGAGGCGCCGGAATTCTGGTCGTACGGTTCGCGATCGCCCTTTGGTCCCCTTTCGAAGGTCACGGTACGCGGAGGAGATCTGCTGCGGTCTTCCTCATCGTCGTAAGGACTAAGGTCGCCTCTGTGTGTGGAACTGTACTGCGTTGTGTCGAGtcggtcgtcgtcgtcttcgtcgtcatcgtcatcctcGAGATCATAGTCGTCCTCTGAATGAAGGTAACTCCTTTTGAACGCACGGCTGACCGTCTTGTGAGTCGTCGTTTCCTCTTTATCAGAGCTGAGTACCTGGCCACGATCTTGTCCGCGCCTCTCGGCACTGTATCCTCCAGAGAGGCTCCTCCAGTAATCAGGTATGTCCGACTGCTTCCGCCAAGCTTCCTTTGGTGCAGAACCCGTCGCTGGTATCGGAGTACTTGAAGACTCAGTGGACGGCTCGACGTCTTCTTCGCGATCGTCTTGCTCCGCTGACGTACTGGACGACGCATGCTCTCCCGAGGAGGGATGGCGGCCCTTCGCCAGCCTCGACACGGAGTACCTTGCGCTGTTGTGCTTTGGGATGTCCTCCTTCCACTCGTAATACTTTTTCAAGTGTGGTGAGCTGTCGGCCGAATGCGACGTCGCGACGCTGTGATGCGAGAAACCGTGCTTCTCTACTTCTGAAGGTTCGGGCGTCGGCACCTCGTTGCCTTCGTTTGCGGTGTCCGATTCCAGTGCGTCTCTTTGCATAGACTCGCGAATGGCCCCGCTATTTTCCCTGCTGCTCCTCCGAGCGTCCTGTTCCTGGCGGTGCCTCATCTCAGCAACCGTGAGCTCATCGTCTATTAGCTGCTGCTCGGCGGCCGTCCTCTCGAGTGCCTCCTTAGACCCGCTCATAGAGAAGACGCGCTGATGCGGCTTCCTCCATCGGCCGTTGATGAGCGGCAACTTGTCCTCCTTGTACATGGAGTCCCACTCGAACGGCTGCACGTCGCCATGGCCGTGTTTCCCCTCGCCATGGTGAGGCAGCTTCGTGCCACGTCGCGTCGCTGCGAATTAAAAGAAGGAAACGTCAGATCTTCAGAACATCTTCAACTGCGCAAACAAATTTTTTCATCGTATACCA
This region includes:
- the LOC126535748 gene encoding uncharacterized protein, producing MGIAVVPWLLSALLGALLAIPSSGHSEDHYVGCPAPRSPENGLSFIFNRGRLVRYRCHPGFTLRGHSQAVCHHNSWNRPAPVCLAKNATRRGTKLPHHGEGKHGHGDVQPFEWDSMYKEDKLPLINGRWRKPHQRVFSMSGSKEALERTAAEQQLIDDELTVAEMRHRQEQDARRSSRENSGAIRESMQRDALESDTANEGNEVPTPEPSEVEKHGFSHHSVATSHSADSSPHLKKYYEWKEDIPKHNSARYSVSRLAKGRHPSSGEHASSSTSAEQDDREEDVEPSTESSSTPIPATGSAPKEAWRKQSDIPDYWRSLSGGYSAERRGQDRGQVLSSDKEETTTHKTVSRAFKRSYLHSEDDYDLEDDDDDEDDDDRLDTTQYSSTHRGDLSPYDDEEDRSRSPPRTVTFERGPKGDREPYDQNSGASRSSPVDYFGRPVQVLTGEKAHQQEALLRRQYEMAQQHKRAKLEEFRGRPESTVRFDPPPPNNAPVTSRPIDYFGRPVQVHTGEKAAQAEALLKRQYEMVQQRMRDNQFEEARKRPDAEYFPRRGVSEDDRRGDIAVRERGDREPTPPPARHLVTSRPVDYFGRPVQVLTGDKAAQAEAMLRRQYEEYQARLNKRPSEPDYAEGRPVEFDRRPVQPGPSSSPPFDHFGRPVQILTGEKAGQQTELLRQQYEMAQRSGSLQEARSRPTEEVHHRHRHHHGHQWSEQGTSGALRLSREDMELMSRLSPELRASFLRDLRQARIKEETDPERANQFLSRYRSQASQHAKSLSTDEDSTTADPGDNDYDEDEMLGDQASEDIPLTTVSTEDTSSESSESKNLSSKHSSNKATYDQSCLQDRRLGRSFLSAPKVKHAYVYKYERKVLAKPPQSHYVLARYKCLLGYRLKYVKADALYCRQRQWIGEHPTCVRNES